A genomic stretch from Dama dama isolate Ldn47 chromosome 10, ASM3311817v1, whole genome shotgun sequence includes:
- the COQ7 gene encoding 5-demethoxyubiquinone hydroxylase, mitochondrial — MSCVRAAAACCLWRLRTSALQPLSAYGRRISVRFCSSRMTLDNINREAVDRIIRVDHAGEYGANRIYAGQMAILGRTSVGPVIQKMWDQEKDHLKKFNELMVAFRVRPTILMPFWNVVGFALGAGTALLGKEGAMACTVAVEESIAHHYNNQIRTLMEKEPEKYEELLQVIRKFRDEELEHHDIGLEHDAELAPAYAVLKSVIQAGCRVAIYLSERL, encoded by the exons AGTTGTGTCCGGGCGGCGGCGGCTTGCTGCCTGTGGCGACTGCGCACAAGCGCCCTGCAGCCCCTCTCAG CTTACGGAAGAAGAATCAGTGTCAGATTTTGCAGTTCAAGAATGACCTTAGACAACATCAATAGGGAAGCTGTGGATCGAATAATCCGGGTGGATCATGCAGGTGAATATGGAGCGAACCGCATCTATGCAGGGCAGATGGCCATCCTGGGTCGGACAAGCGTCGGACCGGTCATTCAG AAAATGTGGGATCAAGAAAAGGACCACTTGAAAAAGTTCAATGAGTTGATGGTTGCATTCAGGGTGCGGCCAACCATTCTGATGCCCTTTTGGAACGTGGTGGGGTTTGCACTGG GCGCTGGAACTGCCCTGCTTGGGAAGGAGGGCGCCATGGCCTGCACGGTGGCCGTGGAAGAGTCCATCGCACACCACTACAACAACCAGATCAGGACGCTGATGGAGAaggagcctgaaaaatacgaggagcttctgCAG GTGATCAGGAAATTTCGGGATGAAGAGCTTGAGCACCATGACATAGGCCTTGAACATGACGCAGAACTG gctcCAGCATATGCTGTTCTGAAGAGCGTTAtccaggctggatgcagagtGGCGATATATTTATCAGAAAGACTTTAA